GCGCCCAGGTGTTCGACACCAACGGCAACGGCGGGCCCACGGCGTGGTGGAACGGCCGGATCGTAGGTGGCTGGGGCCAGGACGCCGACGGCCGCGTTCAGCTGCACCTGCTGGAAGAGATCGGCCGCGACGGCACCCGCGCTCTGCAAGAGCGCGCCGATGCGCTGACAGACTGGCTGGCCGGCGACCGCGCCAATCCGCGGTTCCCGTCGCCGCTCTCCAAGCGGTAGCGCCGAAACTACGGTTGCTGACGAGAAATCAGCCGAATTCCGTCAGAAACCGTAGCCTCGGCGAGACGACCTGCCTAAGCGCTGACCTTGCGCCGCTTGGGTTTCGGCGCGGGTAGGTCGATCAGCTCGGCGAGGAACTTGCCGGTGTAGCTGATCGGGTCGGCCGCCACATCCTCCGGGGTGCCCTGCGCGACGACCGTGCCGCCACCGGCGCCGCCCTCCGGACCCATGTCCACGATCCAGTCCGAGGTCTTGATGACGTCGAGGTTGTGCTCGATGACGATCACCGTATTGCCTTTGTCGACAAGGCCGTTGATCACCTTGAGCAGCTTTCGGATGTCCTCGAAGTGCAGGCCGGTGGTGGGCTCGTCCAGGATGTAGACCGTGCGTCCGGTGGACCGCTTCTGCAGCTCGGCGGCCAGCTTGACGCGTTGCGCCTCACCGCCGGACAGCGTCGGGGCGGGTTGCCCCAGCCGCACGTAGCCCAGTCCGACGTCGACGAGGGTCTTGAGGTAGCGGTGGATCGAGCTGATGGGCTCGAAGAACTCCGTGGCCTCCTCGATCGACATGTCCAGCACCTCGGCGATGGTCTTGCCCTTGTAGTGCACCTCAAGGGTTTCCCGGTTGTACCGGGCGCCCTGGCACACCTCGCAGGGCACATACACGTCGGGCAGGAAGTTCATCTCGATCTTGATGGTGCCGTCACCCGAGCAGGCCTCGCACCGGCCACCCTTGACATTGAACGAGAAGCGGCCGGGCTGGTAACCGCGGACCTTCGCCTCGGTGGTCGCCGCGAACAGTGACCGGATCTTGTCGAACACCCCGGTGTAGGTGGCCGGGTTGGATCGCGGGGTGCGGCCGATCGGCGACTGGTCCACCCGGACCAGCTTGTCCAGCTGGTCCAGGCCGTTGACTCGGGTGTGCCGGCCGGGCACCTGCCGGGCGCCATTGAGCTTGTTGGCCATCACCGCGGCCAGGATGTCGTTGACCAGGGTCGACTTGCCCGAACCGGAGACCCCCGTGACCGAGGTCAGCACCCCGAGCGGGAACGCGACATCGATCTCCTTGAGATTGTTCTCCCGCGCTCCCACGACGGTGACCTGGCGCCGCTTGTCGGTGGGCCGCCGGATCGCCGGGACCTCGATGCTCTCCTTGCCGGAAAGGTAAGCGCCGGTGATGGAATCGGGGTTGCGCAGCAGATCCTGGTAAGTGCCGCTGTGCACGATCCGGCCACCGTGCTCACCGGCGGCCGGGCCGATGTCGACCACCCAGTCGGCGTGGGCGATGGTGTCCAGATCGTGCTCGACGACAATCAGCGTGTTGCCCAGGTCGCGCAACCGCACGAGCGTGTCGATCAGTCTGCGGTTGTCGCGCTGGTGCAGCCCGATGGACGGCTCGTCGAGCACGTAGAGCACGCCGACCAGCCCCGAACCGATCTGGGTGGCCAGCCGGATGCGCTGCGCCTCGCCGCCCGACAGCGTCGCGGCCGCCCGCGACAACGACAGGTAGTCCAGGCCCACGTCGAGCAGGAAACCCAACCGGGACTGGATCTCCTTCAGTACCTGCCCGGCGATGGCCTGCTCACGATGGCCCAGGGTCAGCGCGTTCAGGAACTTCGCGCAGTCCGCGATGGACAACTCGGCCACCTGGGCGATGGACTTCGCGCCGAACTCCCCCGCCGCCATCGTCACGGCGAGGATCTCGGGCTTGAGCCGCGTGCCATTGCACTCCGGACACGGAATGTCGCGCATGAAGCCCTCGTAGCGTTCCTTCATCTGCTCCGAGTCGGTCTGCTCCATGCGGCGCTGCAGGAACGCCATCACGCCTTCGAAATCCGCGTAGTAGGACCGGGTGCGGCCGTAGCGGTTCTTGTAGCGGACGTGAACCTGGTGATCAGAGCCTTCCAGGATCGCCTTGCGCGCCTTGGCCGGCAGCTTCCTCCACGGGGTGTCGATGTCGAACCCGAGCTGATCGCCCAGTCCGGACAGCATCCGGGTGAAGTACTCGGCACTCTGGCCGACAGCCCAGGGCGCGATGGCGCCCCCGGCCAGCGTCAAGTCCGGGTCGGGCACGACCAGTTCGGGATCGACCTCTTTGCGGATGCCCAGGCCCGTGCACTCCGGGCAGGCGCCGTAGGGCGAGTTGAACGAGAACGACCGGGGTTCGAGATCATCCACGGCCAGCGGGTGACCGTTGGGGCAGGCCAGCTTCTCGGAGAAGCGCTGCTCACGGTGCGGGTGGTCATCCTCACGATCGACGAACTCGAGCACCACGATGCCGTCGGCCAGGTTCAGCGCGGTCTCGATCGAGTCGGTGAGGCGCTGCTTGGAGCTGGCCTTGACCGTCAACCGGTCGACGACCACCTCGATGTCGTGCTTTTCCTGTTTCTTGAGCTTGGGCGGGTCGGTCAGGGGATGCACGACGCCGTCCACCCGCACGCGGCTGTAGCCCTGGGTGTTGAGCTTCTCGAACAGGTCGACGAACTCACCCTTGCGGGTGCGGACCACCGGGGCCAGCACCTGGAACCGCAGACCCTCGTCCATCGCCAGCACCTGGTCGACGATCTGTTGCGGAGTCTGCCGGGCGATGCGTTCACCACAGACCGGACAGTGCGGAGTGCCCGCGCGGGCGTACAGCAGGCGCAGGTAGTCGTACACCTCGGTGATGGTGCCGACCGTCGAGCGAGGGTTCCGGTTGGTCGACTTCTGGTCGATGGACACCGCCGGTGACAGACCCTCGATGAAGTCGACATCGGGTTTGTCCATCTGCCCGAGGAATTGCCGCGCGTACGCCGACAGCGACTCGACGTAGCGGCGTTGGCCCTCGGCGAAGATGGTGTCGAAGGCCAGCGAGGATTTGCCGGACCCGGACAGGCCGGTGAACACGATCAGCGCGTCCCGCGGCAGATCGAGGTCGACTCCTCGCAGATTGTGCTCGCGCGCACCCTTGACGATAAGGCGGTCAGCCACGCGTTTCCTTTCCCACGACAGACTTCACGCCCATGCTATGTGCGCCCACCGACAAGCCGGATACGGTGGCGCTATGACCAGCCCTCACATCACCGTGGACGACACCTACACCGGTCACGTGGAGCCCCGAACCGCCGCCCGGCGCAGGTTGCCCGGCGCCTCGATCATCAAGGTGTCGGTGGGCCCGATGGACAACAACGCCTACCTGGTGACCTGCAATTCCACCGGGCAAACCCTGCTCATCGACGCCGCCAACGACGCCGAGGTGCTGCTCGACGTGATCAAGCAGCACGCCCCCGAGCTCGCCCTGATCGTCACCAGCCACCAGCACTTCGATCACTGGCAGGCGCTGGCGAGTGTGGCCGAGGTCACCGGGGCGCCGACGGCCGCGCACGAGCTCGATGCCGAACCATTGCCGGTCACCCCGGACCGGATCCTGGTCGACGGGGACACGGTGCGGATCGGTGAGCTCACATTCGACGTGATCCATCTGCAGGGACACACCGAGGGTTCGGTTGCCCTGGCGCTCAAAGGAGCCGACGGGGAGGTCACCCACCTGTTCACCGGCGACTGCCTGTTTCCCGGAGGTGTCGGCAAAACCTGGCAGCCCGGTGACTTCGAGCGGCTACTGGGTGATGTGAGCGCCAAGGTGTTCGACGTCTATGACGACAGCACCGTGGTGTACCCGGGCCACGGCGACGACACCACGCTCGGCGCCGAACGACCCCACCTCGGGGAGTGGCGCCAGCGCGGCTGGTAGCTGCCGATCAGCTGGTGTGAACGATCAGCACGTCGGTCGTGGACCGGCGTGCCACGTTCGCGGGCACCGAGCCCAGCAGCCGACCGGCAATGGTGCTCAGCCCGACGTTGCCGACCACCAGCAGGTCTGCCTTGACGTCCTCGGCCAGCTCGACGAGGGCGTCAACCGGGGCGCCGACGATCGGACGCTCCTCGATGTCAGTGGCACCGGCGGCCTTCGCCCGGTCGGTCGCCTCGCGCAGGATGGCGTAGATCGGCGCGTTGCCCGCCATCTTGTAGCCCTCCTCCTTGAGCACATCAGCGGCACGCTGGTCTTCGCTCTGGGGGAAGTATGCGGTTGCCACGATCAGCTTGGCATTCGAGCCGGCGGCAATCTGACCGGCGCGGTCGACTGCACGCAACGACGAATCAGATCCGTCCGTGCCGACCACCACGGTTCGATACGCGCTCATCAATACCCTCCCACTGTCAGTTGCAACGCCACCCGAGACAGTAACCCGTCGCCCGCTGACCAGGGGCGCGAATCACGACACCCGCACGGACAGCCGACGACTGGCTCCGGTTTCGCCTCCCGGGACGGCGAATTGGCACTGATGTTAACTCTCCGGTGTGCAAATTCGGTGCCGACCGTGACGTAGTCGACGCCTGCCGAATCCGGGTTGCGGGCAGGACGATTCACCGCCCGGGGTGATCCAGCTCATCCGCGCGGCCGCGAACCGGCGGCAATAGTGCTGCCGGAGAAAGCGAATCGGAGTGACTCGGGTTACTGTTTGCCATCGCTTGAGGGGAAGAAACGGTCGCTGACGTGGACGTATCGCTGAATGAGCGCGCCAGGGGCGCGGGCCTGCGCATCGATCGTGGTGTCCGCATCGATGCGCTGGCGGTGGCGGCCTTCGCCGTCGTGCTCTCCGCCGCGGGAGCGGCCCGCCCGTCGCTGTGGTTCGACGAGGCCGCCACCATCTCGGCTGCGACCCGAACGGTCCCACAACTCTGGGAGCTGATCGGCCACATCGACGCCGTACACGGGCTCTATTACCTCGGCATGCACGGCTGGTTCACCGTCTTCCCGGCGACCGAGTTCTGGTCGAGGTTCTCCAGCTGCCTGGCCGTCGGCGGCGCGGCGGGCGGCGTGGTGGTTCTCGGCAGACAGTTCGGCACTCGGACGGTATCGGTCTGTGCGGGAGTTCTTTTCGCGATCCTGCCAAGGATCACCTGGGCAGGCATCGAGGCCCGGTCGTACTCGTGGTCGACGCTGGCCGCGGTGTGGCTGACCGTTCTGCTCGTCGCGGCCATCCGGCGCGACCGCACTGCACTGTGGGTGTCCTACGGTGCGCTGCTGGTCTTTTCGACAGTGCTGAACATCTATGTGGTGCTGATGGTGATCCCCCACGCCGTAGCCGTCGCACTGCTCTGCACCCGCCGTCGCACCCGCGCGAGGTGGACCTGGGCGGCGACCGCTGCGGTGGCCGCAGTGGTGCCGTTCGTGTTGTGGTGTCGTTCCCAGAGCTTCCAGGTCGGGTGGATCTCACCGCTTGGATGGCACACCTTCGCCGAGGTCGCCGTGGAGCAGTATTTCGACCACAGTGTGGCCTTCGCGGTGTTGGCGGCAGTGGCACTCGGCGCGCCCCTGGTGGTCAGGCGGCTTCGGCCCACCGATGTCGATACGCGGCGGCTCATGGTGATCGCCGCGGTGTGGGTGGTGGCCCCGACCGCGGTCCTGTTGGTGTATTCGGCTGTCGCGCAACCGCTTTATTACCCTCGATACCTCAGCTTCACCACCCCGGCCATCGCGTTGCTGCTCGCTGTCTGCGTGGTGGCGCTCGCCCGAAGCAGAGAATGGATCACCGCCGCACTGGCAGCCTTCGCCGTCGCCGCGACACCGAACTACGTCACCGTGCAACGCGGCCCGTACGCCAAGGAAGGCATGGATTTCAGCCAGGTCGCCGATGTCATCTCATCGCACTCCTCCCCCGGCGACTGCCTGATCTTCGACAACACCACGTCGTGGAAACCGGGCCCGATCCGCCCGATCACCGCCGCCCGCCCCTCCGCCTATGCCCACCTCGTCGACCCCGGCCGGGGAACCCGGGCACCGCAGCGAAATCGGTTGTGGGACGCGCACCTCGGAATCTGGGGCGTCGCCGACGAGGTACGCCGGTGCACGGTGTTGTGGACGGTGTCCGAACGCGATCCATCCGTGCCGGACCGGCAGAGCGGCGCCGGGTTGGAGCCCGGCCCGCGACTGGGCCGGGCCCCGGCCTACCGGGTACCCGAGGACATGGGCTTCCACATCAGCGAACGCTGGCAGTTCAACTTCGCTCAGGTGGTCAAGTCCACCCGCTGAGACCCGGGGGGTCAGTCGCGACGGTCCCGGCCGAAGTACATCTCCTGGCTCACCGAGCACACGAGTTGCCCGGCCCGGTTGTACACCGTCGCATTCGCCAGACCTCGTCCGTTGACGCCGCTGGGTGAAACCTGGTCGGACAACACCCAATCCGTCAGATCGGCGGGGCGCTGGAACCAGATTGCAAGGTCGATCAACGCCGAGAAAACCGTGACCTGGGTGGCACGCCGCATCGTCACCGTCGTGTCCAGCACCGCAGTGCCCGAGAAGTAGGTCAGCAGACAGCTGTTGACGATCGGATCGTCGGTGACCGGTTCGGCAGGGCGCCACCACATCCGGGTGCGCTCCGGCGGTTCCGGCAGATCGATCGCCAGCCGCGGGGGCGGGTCGATGTAACGCCGCTCGATCCACTGCGGGCGCACCCAATACCCGTGGGCCTCGTCGGCGAACGCCTGCAGCTGTTCCTCGACCGGGGGCAGCGTTTCGGGGTCGGGGACCGCGGGGCGGGGTTGCTGGTAATCCGCGGCCTCCATGGGAACGCTGAACGAGACGAGCGCTTCCAGCAACACTTCATCGCCCTGCCGGCCGATGACCCGGCGGGTGGACAGCGATCCACCGTCGCGCAGGTTGGTCACCTCCATCTGCACCGGGTAACGGGCGTCACCGGCCCGCAGCAGGTAGACGTGCAGGCTGTGGGGCAATCGGCCCGGGACGGTGCGACTGGCGGCCATCAGCGCCTGGGCGGAGATATGCCCACCCACGATGTGATGGCTGGGGTTGTCCCGCTGCTCGGCGACGAAGATGCCGTCACCCGACTCCGTCAGGTCGAGCGTGGACAGGACGTCGGCTAACTGCAGCATGGGCACGGCAGCATTATTCGGGGTCTGCCAGCACACATCGCCCCAGGGGTGCCGACCTCCGTTACCGAACCGATTGCGGGCGGGCCGGACCGAAACCGAGAACGAAGGCGTCTCAGGAAAGCCAGTTGCGGCAGCTTGTCCCGTTCGCGCGCCTAATGCTGACCAGATTGCGACGCAGTTACTATCTAGCCTCAAAGCGTCTCGATTCGGATTGGAAGCCCAGTTGAAGCTTGGTAAGTCTGACCCTGACCTCGAAACGATAGTCAGCCGGATCAAGGGCAAAGAGCTGGATTTGCAGCCAAGTTTTCAACGTGGCGACGTATGGGACGCGAAGCGGCGCCAACGACTGATCGACACCATACTTCGCGGATGGTATGTGCCAGCTGTGCACCTCGTCATCGACACCGAGGGCCACGAACTCGTACTCGACGGCCAACAACGCCTGACAACAATTCGTGACTTCTTTGACGACGAATTGAAAATCGACGGGAAAATTCAGCCATCCGATTCTCACATAGAAGAACTCGACGGCCTATACTATTCGCAACTTCCTGACAACATTCGACGTAATGTGAACCGCTTCACTATTCAAACCATCACCCTTACTGATTATCGCCCACAAGAACCAAACGAACTTTTTTTCCGACTAAATCAGTCATATAATCTCACGCCGCCAGAAAAGCGAAATGCCCTTCATGGGCCTGCTCGTGATCAGATCAAGGACCTCGTCGAGCAGCTGAAATCTAACGGCCTACTTCGCCCTGATCGAATCGGATTTGCCAATGGACGCCTGGCCTACGACGATATAGTGGCGCGGGCTTGCGTTAGTGTGCAGATCGGCAACATGCGCCGACACATCAATAACAACGTAGTGGAGAAATTCTACCGCGAAAACCAGTTCTCCAGTGACACGATTGATAGTATTTCGGATGCAGGACGTGAACTACTCTTACAGATAAGGGCGTGCCCGGAAGAGCGCGTGAGATTCAACAAAGGAACTCTGCAAACATGGCTGATCTACTGCTATTGGGCGTCTCTCGATTCGGCCATCCCCCCTGATCTCTTGTGGCGCTTTGAGACTGATCGTCTTATGCTGAAGCGAGGGAATACAGGAAGTTCAGCGCGTCACGGGTCGCCAGTTACGGAAATATTGCGCATCTACGATGACCGCGCGTCCTACAGAGTCACGGACGTCACTTCCGTACTCGCGCGCGATTTGGCGATCCACCTGTTCTCAATCGAGAATTTCCGAACGCGCGAGCGTGACGACTCAGGCCATCTACTTGAAATTTTGCGTGAAACTCCCTCGGAGATGCGTCAGGCGGAGTTCTTCTCGTTCATCGAAAACTCAAGTTGGGGCAATCCGATTGCTTCCGGGCGCGGCTTGTGGTGAGAAACGCGGAGTATGAGCGTGCATTTTCTAAAATGCAGACCCTCAGCTCGAAGGTAGACGCCGACATTCGGTCGCCGATTGACGATGTGAAGATCGACATTTCTCAACCTTGCATTATTATCGGCGGCAAGAATGGCGCTGGAAAGTCGCGTTTGCTTCGCTCAATTTGCGACGAAGACGGTGTCGCAGGCATCTATCTGGATCTGCACCACCTAATTGAGCAGGCTCTGATGATACTACGCTCACGAACCGACTTTGACGCAATGACCGACGAATACGACGCCATGAAGCTCAGCGATGACACCGTCACAGCCATTCAGCAGATTGTCGGCCGAACATACTCAGCGATTGATTGGTTCTCGGTCGAAGTGGAGTCAGCCGAGAATGATGTTGCAGAGAAGTTCAAGTGGGGTGGCGACCAATCCCTTTTCCCATACTTTCGCGTAACCTACAATGGGACGGAATATACTTCCCTTGAAATGGGCCTGGGCGAATTTAGCGTTCACTTTCTATTGTGGATACTTGAACAACACCGAGAATCAAGATCTGTAACATTACTACTTGATGAACCGGACGCCTACTTGCCGCCCGTGGGTGTTTCTATATTATTGTATTACCTGGTCCATCTTTGCGAAAAGAAGAAGTGGAAGGTTATACTGTCCACGCATTCAGAGGAAATGATACGGATTGCGCGAAGGAGTAAGCTGTTCACCCTGCTCCGCACCGATGAAAGTGGCAAGATTAGCGCTTCGAACAGCTTAGAGAATCCTCATGCTGGCGACAGCTTACTAAGCTTTAAGGGAATGCGTCGTGTCTTATTCTGCGAGGACGAATCAGCGTACGTCCTAACCCGCGTACTTCTGCAGGCAGATGACCTCAGCTATATTCGCGAGACAACTATCGTGTGGGGAAACGGCCATGGATATCTACGCGCCCTAGAGGCCGCTATGCCGAGACCACCCCAGCCTGTTATCGAATTTGCTTATGTTTTTGATGGCGATCAGCGCAAAGATTTTGAACCTTCCAACGGGTCGCGATGGCCGGCGGTGTTTCTTCCCACCAATGACGATCCGGATACTCTATTCGTGAATCTTGCCTCCCACCTAGATGAGTTAGCCACTGCGCTTAGCACTCCAGCCAACCAACTGCAGGAATTCCTCGACACACTCAATGGGAAAGAGCCACACGATTGGGTGAACGACCTCTGTGTCCAGTTTGGCCGTCAACAGACATTGGCATCTCTTGCGGCACTGTGGCGTGAACTCAATGCTGAGGAAGCAACACAATTCATTCGGGACGTGCACACTGTGCTTCCACCAACGAGCGATTGATGACGTAGCGCGACGACAACTAATCGGCACGCAGAATTCTAGCGCCTGGCGTTGTTCCGCTGCCGGGCCCTCTGATTCGGCAGCGGAACAAGCAACCATCCGAGCGAGTGACGGGATTCGAACCCGTGTAATCGGCTTTGCAGGCCGGTTCCTAGCCACTCAGACACACCCGCATCGGTTGGCTACTGTGCCAGCCACGCGGGTGCGGGCCCATGGTTTCGATCGCAATGATCGCTATTCGTCGGCGTCATCCCCCACCGGTCGGCCGACCACCGCCCCGCCCTGCGGCCACCCGGCCGGCGAGTCCTCCCACGGTTCCTGCCTGCCGTAGGGCGTGAGGTCCAGGAAGGGGTAGCCCACCGCGCTGTGGTCGAGGCCGCGGGCGAAGGTCGAGTAGGTGTGGAAGACGTCGTCGCCCCGGCGCAGGAACACGCTGGCGCCGGGCCAGTCGCCACGGAGGTCCTCATCGGTGAAGCCGTCGGCCCGCAACTCGTCGGCGGTCTTGTAGTTGTATTCGATCGGCGCACGGGCCGGGTCGAGCGTCACGTGGTAGTCGTAGGTGAAGTCGCCGTCGCGCGACGAGTACCAGGGGAACGTCCAGCCGTGCTGGTCCCGGTAGGCCGCGATGCTGGCATACGGTGCCCGGGACACGCAGGCGAACGTGACGTCCTTGCAGTGCAACAGGTCTCGATCCCCTTCGGTGAAGGTCAGGTCGGCTGCAGCCGTGCAACTCGGGCAGCCCTGATCGATCGCGTCCATCCACATGAAGTGGTGGATGTAGAGCTGGCTGCGGCCCTCGAACATGTCCTGCAAGCGGACTTCGCCGTCGGGTCCCTCGAAGATGTAGTCCTTTTCCACCTTCACCATCGGCAGCCGACGACGTTGGGCGTTGACCGCATCGCGCAGGTGCGTCACCTCGCGTTCGGCGGCCAGTAGCTTCTTGCGTGCCTCGAGCCACTCGTCGCGGGTGACAACGTCTGGGTAGGCATTGAGTGTCAGCGGCATCGAATCACTCCTCGTGTTGGTCCTATACGAGTGAGACCTGGGCTGCGGGCGAAACTCATCGCGCACGAGCGCGCGAAAAATCCTGGTGCTATGTGGCGTGTTGGGCAGCGGACACGCGCGCTCGCGGTGCAGAACGGAAGGTGGCGAGGGCCCCGAGCGCGGCCAGCACCGCGAATGCCGCGAACAGCCCGCGCGCTGCCACCGCATCGCCGGCGACGCTGAGGTTGACGACGACACCCGCCAACCCCGCACCCAAGGCACCGGAGATCAATTGCACGGTGTTGATCGCAGCTGCCGCGGCCGGGCCCTCAGCCGGATCGTCGACACTGCCCATCGCCCACGCGGACAGATGCGGCCAGGCGATACCGATGCCGGCACCGCTGAGCACCAGCGCCACCGCCCACGTCGCGACCAACCAGGGCGCCATCCCGTCCCGGATCAGCAGCGCCCCGGCCGCCAGGCCGGTCGCCATCACGAGCGGCGCGAACGCCACCGACCGCGCGATCACCCGCCGATTCTGCAGCGATGCGCTGACGATCTCCCCCGCCGTCCAGCCGACCGACAACACCGAGCCGAAGAACCCGGCTGCCACCGGGGTCAGATGGGCGAGCCGTTGACCGAACAGCGGCACGTACATCACGACCATGGTGGCGGCCATCAGCACGCCGAGGCTCAGGTAGATCCACTTGAGCGGGCCGGGCCCGAAAGTGCTGGGCGGCAGGACCGATGCGCGGGTCCGACGGTCGACGAACACGAACCCGACCGCCAGCGCCACACCCAACACGAGCAGCGCCGCAGTCGCCCGCAGATCGTGCGGTATCCCGGCCACACTGATCGCCATCGCCGCAGCCCCCAGCAGCGTCAGTGACGCCACCGGAATGCCCGGGGGCGCGGTCGACGTGGTGGCCCGGGCCGGTAATGCGACGGGTACCAGTGCCGCCATCGCGACGGCCAGGACCACCAGGATCCCGAAGGCCCACCGCCAGTGCCCGAACTGCGCGAACAGCCCGCCCGCCGCGGGGCCGATCACGGTGCCGACGCCCCACATCGCCGAAACGAGGGCAGATGCCTTGGTCCACAAGGTATTCGGCAGCGCCGTGTTGATCACCGCGTAGCCGAGACCGGCCAGCATCCCGCCCGCGAAACCCTGCACCGTGCGCCCGGCGAGCATC
The genomic region above belongs to Mycolicibacterium sp. HK-90 and contains:
- the uvrA gene encoding excinuclease ABC subunit UvrA, whose amino-acid sequence is MADRLIVKGAREHNLRGVDLDLPRDALIVFTGLSGSGKSSLAFDTIFAEGQRRYVESLSAYARQFLGQMDKPDVDFIEGLSPAVSIDQKSTNRNPRSTVGTITEVYDYLRLLYARAGTPHCPVCGERIARQTPQQIVDQVLAMDEGLRFQVLAPVVRTRKGEFVDLFEKLNTQGYSRVRVDGVVHPLTDPPKLKKQEKHDIEVVVDRLTVKASSKQRLTDSIETALNLADGIVVLEFVDREDDHPHREQRFSEKLACPNGHPLAVDDLEPRSFSFNSPYGACPECTGLGIRKEVDPELVVPDPDLTLAGGAIAPWAVGQSAEYFTRMLSGLGDQLGFDIDTPWRKLPAKARKAILEGSDHQVHVRYKNRYGRTRSYYADFEGVMAFLQRRMEQTDSEQMKERYEGFMRDIPCPECNGTRLKPEILAVTMAAGEFGAKSIAQVAELSIADCAKFLNALTLGHREQAIAGQVLKEIQSRLGFLLDVGLDYLSLSRAAATLSGGEAQRIRLATQIGSGLVGVLYVLDEPSIGLHQRDNRRLIDTLVRLRDLGNTLIVVEHDLDTIAHADWVVDIGPAAGEHGGRIVHSGTYQDLLRNPDSITGAYLSGKESIEVPAIRRPTDKRRQVTVVGARENNLKEIDVAFPLGVLTSVTGVSGSGKSTLVNDILAAVMANKLNGARQVPGRHTRVNGLDQLDKLVRVDQSPIGRTPRSNPATYTGVFDKIRSLFAATTEAKVRGYQPGRFSFNVKGGRCEACSGDGTIKIEMNFLPDVYVPCEVCQGARYNRETLEVHYKGKTIAEVLDMSIEEATEFFEPISSIHRYLKTLVDVGLGYVRLGQPAPTLSGGEAQRVKLAAELQKRSTGRTVYILDEPTTGLHFEDIRKLLKVINGLVDKGNTVIVIEHNLDVIKTSDWIVDMGPEGGAGGGTVVAQGTPEDVAADPISYTGKFLAELIDLPAPKPKRRKVSA
- a CDS encoding MBL fold metallo-hydrolase, with protein sequence MTSPHITVDDTYTGHVEPRTAARRRLPGASIIKVSVGPMDNNAYLVTCNSTGQTLLIDAANDAEVLLDVIKQHAPELALIVTSHQHFDHWQALASVAEVTGAPTAAHELDAEPLPVTPDRILVDGDTVRIGELTFDVIHLQGHTEGSVALALKGADGEVTHLFTGDCLFPGGVGKTWQPGDFERLLGDVSAKVFDVYDDSTVVYPGHGDDTTLGAERPHLGEWRQRGW
- a CDS encoding universal stress protein, which gives rise to MSAYRTVVVGTDGSDSSLRAVDRAGQIAAGSNAKLIVATAYFPQSEDQRAADVLKEEGYKMAGNAPIYAILREATDRAKAAGATDIEERPIVGAPVDALVELAEDVKADLLVVGNVGLSTIAGRLLGSVPANVARRSTTDVLIVHTS
- a CDS encoding glycosyltransferase family 39 protein, whose amino-acid sequence is MDVSLNERARGAGLRIDRGVRIDALAVAAFAVVLSAAGAARPSLWFDEAATISAATRTVPQLWELIGHIDAVHGLYYLGMHGWFTVFPATEFWSRFSSCLAVGGAAGGVVVLGRQFGTRTVSVCAGVLFAILPRITWAGIEARSYSWSTLAAVWLTVLLVAAIRRDRTALWVSYGALLVFSTVLNIYVVLMVIPHAVAVALLCTRRRTRARWTWAATAAVAAVVPFVLWCRSQSFQVGWISPLGWHTFAEVAVEQYFDHSVAFAVLAAVALGAPLVVRRLRPTDVDTRRLMVIAAVWVVAPTAVLLVYSAVAQPLYYPRYLSFTTPAIALLLAVCVVALARSREWITAALAAFAVAATPNYVTVQRGPYAKEGMDFSQVADVISSHSSPGDCLIFDNTTSWKPGPIRPITAARPSAYAHLVDPGRGTRAPQRNRLWDAHLGIWGVADEVRRCTVLWTVSERDPSVPDRQSGAGLEPGPRLGRAPAYRVPEDMGFHISERWQFNFAQVVKSTR
- a CDS encoding acyl-CoA thioesterase II, giving the protein MLQLADVLSTLDLTESGDGIFVAEQRDNPSHHIVGGHISAQALMAASRTVPGRLPHSLHVYLLRAGDARYPVQMEVTNLRDGGSLSTRRVIGRQGDEVLLEALVSFSVPMEAADYQQPRPAVPDPETLPPVEEQLQAFADEAHGYWVRPQWIERRYIDPPPRLAIDLPEPPERTRMWWRPAEPVTDDPIVNSCLLTYFSGTAVLDTTVTMRRATQVTVFSALIDLAIWFQRPADLTDWVLSDQVSPSGVNGRGLANATVYNRAGQLVCSVSQEMYFGRDRRD
- a CDS encoding DUF262 domain-containing protein, which codes for MKLGKSDPDLETIVSRIKGKELDLQPSFQRGDVWDAKRRQRLIDTILRGWYVPAVHLVIDTEGHELVLDGQQRLTTIRDFFDDELKIDGKIQPSDSHIEELDGLYYSQLPDNIRRNVNRFTIQTITLTDYRPQEPNELFFRLNQSYNLTPPEKRNALHGPARDQIKDLVEQLKSNGLLRPDRIGFANGRLAYDDIVARACVSVQIGNMRRHINNNVVEKFYRENQFSSDTIDSISDAGRELLLQIRACPEERVRFNKGTLQTWLIYCYWASLDSAIPPDLLWRFETDRLMLKRGNTGSSARHGSPVTEILRIYDDRASYRVTDVTSVLARDLAIHLFSIENFRTRERDDSGHLLEILRETPSEMRQAEFFSFIENSSWGNPIASGRGLW
- a CDS encoding ATP-dependent endonuclease, coding for MQTLSSKVDADIRSPIDDVKIDISQPCIIIGGKNGAGKSRLLRSICDEDGVAGIYLDLHHLIEQALMILRSRTDFDAMTDEYDAMKLSDDTVTAIQQIVGRTYSAIDWFSVEVESAENDVAEKFKWGGDQSLFPYFRVTYNGTEYTSLEMGLGEFSVHFLLWILEQHRESRSVTLLLDEPDAYLPPVGVSILLYYLVHLCEKKKWKVILSTHSEEMIRIARRSKLFTLLRTDESGKISASNSLENPHAGDSLLSFKGMRRVLFCEDESAYVLTRVLLQADDLSYIRETTIVWGNGHGYLRALEAAMPRPPQPVIEFAYVFDGDQRKDFEPSNGSRWPAVFLPTNDDPDTLFVNLASHLDELATALSTPANQLQEFLDTLNGKEPHDWVNDLCVQFGRQQTLASLAALWRELNAEEATQFIRDVHTVLPPTSD
- a CDS encoding DUF899 domain-containing protein gives rise to the protein MPLTLNAYPDVVTRDEWLEARKKLLAAEREVTHLRDAVNAQRRRLPMVKVEKDYIFEGPDGEVRLQDMFEGRSQLYIHHFMWMDAIDQGCPSCTAAADLTFTEGDRDLLHCKDVTFACVSRAPYASIAAYRDQHGWTFPWYSSRDGDFTYDYHVTLDPARAPIEYNYKTADELRADGFTDEDLRGDWPGASVFLRRGDDVFHTYSTFARGLDHSAVGYPFLDLTPYGRQEPWEDSPAGWPQGGAVVGRPVGDDADE